The Sphingobacteriales bacterium nucleotide sequence AGCAAAAGGAAATCAATTGACAGGTAATTATTATAAATCTAGTGGAGAATTGTATGATAAATTTAGAATTATAAAACAAGATACCACAATTGTTTCTTCCATAAAAAGTAATACCTATTTTGATGATTTTAATGTTTACCCAAATCCATTTTCTAGTAAAATTAATATAGAACTTAGTGCAAAGAAAAACATTGATGCAAGTATATATTTACAAAACTTGAATGGACAAATTCAAAGACAAAAAGTTTGGGAAGGCAAAGCATTAAAAGGAAATCAAACAATTGAAGTTGATGGCTTAGAAAACCTTGCAAGTGGTTCTTATATTATTTATGTCATACATCAAGATGAAATAATATCACAAAAGATAATTAAGTTCTAATTTTCTTTTTTTATCATTTCTAAATTAATATTTTTCTTGATAGGAATTAACACCGAACTTGTTTTTACTGAATAGGTATTTGAAGTGTAATTTTCTTTTGATACTTCAATTGCATAATTTTGATTGGGTAATAAATAGGTTTCAAAAATACCTTTTTTATTGGTGTAAAATATTTGCTCTTGATTAGTCTGTTGGTTGGTAATTTTAATACGCACACTATCTAAAGCAATATTTCCATCATATATGGTATAATGTATTAGTAAATCATCATAATTAAAAATATAAATATCATCAGCGCCTTTTCCTTCTGGTCTATTCGATGAAATATAACCTTTAGTATAATTTGAATCTAAGAAGAAACCAAAATCATCAGCTGAAGAATTAATAGGCATTCCAAGATTTTCGGCTTCTAAGTATTCGCCACTTCTGCTGAGTATTGTTTTAAAAATATCCATTCCACCAAAACCTTGATGTCCTGTTGAAGAAAAATACAAGGTACCATCATTATGAATAAATGGATAGCGTTCGTCGCCAGCTGTATTGATGTTTTTTCCAGCATTTTTAGGTTTGCTCCACACACCATTTGTATACATACTGTAGTAAATGTCTTTTCCACCAAAACCACCAGCTCTATCAGAAGTAAAAAATATTTTATCGCCATCATGATTAATACTTGGATAAGCACACGAATATTCAACATCATTAAACGAAAGTTCTTTAAAATCTTTTGTTTCGCTATTATTTAATTTTGCTTCAAATATTTTTAGTGTAACATCACCTTTTTTATTTTTTATAGCATCACCATATTGTACATTATTTTTGGTGTAATATATTTTGTTAGATGCAAGATGTACGCTTGCTGGTCCACTATTAAAATTTTTAGAATTAATAATTCCTTTCATTGGTTCAATAGTCCATGATGTGTCAGCTTTTTTTTCAGCTACATATACTTTCGAATAACTCATGCCATCATATGCATTTGTTTTTCCTTCTCTAGATGATGTGAAAATAATTTGATTACCAAAATCAACAGCACAAAAATCAGATGCATTAGAATTTATCCAATCTAAATTTTTAAATTTTATTTTGCGTTTTGGTGTCAATGATTGATTGGCTTTAGCACATGATTCTAATAATGTTTTTACTAAAATAGAATCATTGGGTTTGGTATCCAAATATCCTTGTAGCCACTTGTCAGCATCAAGATATTTGTTGTTATTCATTAGTATTTGACCATAGTACAGCCAATTCTTTTTATTTGAATTTTTATCAGCTACAACTATAGCATAATATTTTTCGGCATTTACAAAGTCATTTGTCTTTCTATAGCATTCAGCAATTTTTCTAATAGCTTGTATGTTTCCTTTTTCTGCTAATGGCTTTAATTCTACAATAGCTTCAGAATATTTATAGTCTAGCATCAATTCATCTGCTTTTTTGGTAGACTGAGCTGATAAAGAAAAGTATTGTGCTGTTAAAAATATAATAAAAATACTTCTAAAAAATAAATGCATAAACTGGATTTTTTATGTGATTCAAATATCTACTATTTTTATAAAATTGTCAATTTCTATTCCTTTTTCTGATTTTTTTAATGTACATGCTTCAATATCTTTATCATGCTCAAAGAATAATATATGTCTGTTTTCATATGCTCTTTCTAGTAGTATGATTTTTTCTTTCATGGTTTCTAATGGACGAATGTCATAAGCCATTACAAATGGTAGCCTAATATGGTGATGTGATGGAATTAAATCAGCACAATAGGTAATTATTTTTTCATTGTAATAAATATGACAAATGAGCATGGCTTCTGTATGTCCAAATACTTGTTCTAATTCAATTTTATCACTGTTAAAATCTTCACTGTCTACAAATTTAAGTTTTCCAGATTGTTGTATTGGTACTAATATTTCTTGTAGAAAAGATGCTTTTTCACGCGGGTTTGGATTGTTTGCCCATTGCCATTGCGCATAGCTTGTCCAAATATTTGCATTAGGAAATCTTAGTATAGCATTTTGATTTTCATCTCTTGTAAGTACACCACAACAATGATCAAAGTGTAGGTGTGTCAGGATAATATCTGTTATGTCTTCTGGTTTGAAACCATGTTTCGCTAATGAACTTTCTAGTGTGTCATCTCCATGAGGAAAGTATCTACTTCTATAAGTTTCATTCATAAAATCGCCAATGCCAGCATCAATTAATATTAATCTATTATCATCTTCAATTAACAAGCATCTTAATGCCCAAATGCACATATTGTTTTCATCAGCAGGATGTAGTTTTTGCCACAATGTTTTAGGTACTACACCAAACATGGCACCACCATCTAATTTAAAGTATCCAGTATCTATTGTATATAGTTTCATAATTTATTTGTTTAGTGCTGTTCTTAATTCAATAGCTGTTTCTTCTACACTTTTAGTGTTTGTTGCTGCCCATGCACCAGTTTCTGAACTTGCGTAGTATTTTATAACATTTTTTGCACGCCAAGGCGGGTAGAATTCTATATGAAATCTATAGAATTTTCTTTGATCAGCTTCCAAATATTCATTGCTATTTACTACACCTTGGTGTACACACATCATAAATGGGAAAATACAATCATATAAATTGTCAAACATCTTTACTGCTTTCTTTAATACTATCGCTAATTCTAATTGTTCAGCATCATTAAAATCGTTGATATATAATTTTTCTTTCTTACTCACAATAAATATGCCATAAGGATAGTCGGTAAAATACGGCAAGAAGATTGAAAATGTTTCGCTTTCAAATATTATCCTTTGTCTGTCTTTTGTTTCTTCCAATAAAATCTCATCAAACATATTTTTTTGATGTGTTTCAAAATATGTTTTACAATTGTCAAGCTCTGTTTTTAATTTTAGTGGAATGAAAGGATAAGCATAAATTTGTCCATGTGGATGTGGCATAGTTACACCAACATCTTCGCCTCTGTTTTCAAATGGAAAGATATACTTTACTTTTTTATATTCTTTATGGAAATTAAATCTTTCAATCCAGAGTTGAACTAATTTTTGTACATGTTCATCAGATAATTCATAAATTTGGGCATCATGCTTGGGTGAATATAACACAACTTCACAGGCACCTTTTGCACCATGTGTTTCATACAATGGATTGTCATTCTGTTCTATATTTTCATTTGCATAGCTTAGTGCAGGGAAATCATTTGGGTATAAAAAAACATCAAAATCATTGGGTACTTTCTTGCCTTCTCCAGTACAAAATGCACACCAATCTTTTGGCATATTTGGCCTATGCTGTCTATTAGCAGCAACAATAGTGTATGTATTTAATAATGGGTTGTATCTCAATGAAGACATAAAGCAAATATCTATTAAAATTACCAAATATTATAAGAATTTAATATCTTTGTTAAAACTACACATTTTATGAAAAAAATATTCTTAGTTTTAGGTATACTACTAACTATACATCAGACACAAGCACAGAATTTTATTGGCGCACATTATTCTACCAAAGATGCCATGATTACAAATTCATTGAATCCAGCATTGCCAGTAGCAGGCGATGTAAAGTGGCAAGTAAATTTATTGGGTGTAAATGTGAATGCAGGAAATAACTATTTTGGATTAAATGGTTTGAAAGGCATTGCCAAAGACTTTGATAAAGAAACATCATTGATTCAGATTTTAGATGGCAAACGAAAAAACTTACATGTTAATCTTGGATTCAACGGTCCAGGTGCATTTATAAGAATTAAAAAAACAAATGCAATAACTTTTGGTGTAAGAGGAAGAGCAGTCGCAACTATAAATGATATGAACCAAGATTTGGTGTATTCATTGTACAATGATTTTAGCAATATCTTAGATTGGGCGCCAACTTTTAAAGATGAAAGAGGCGCAGGTGCAGTAAATGTATATCATGAAATATATGCAGGGTTTGGAAAATCAATCAATATAGGAGATAGACATGCAATTCACTTAGGTGTAAATGCTAAATTAATTACAAATGTTTTTAACGCACAGTTTGATGTTAATGATTTGAATTTTAATAAATTTGTTACAAGCGCAACTGATAGTTTTATAAACGTAGGCAATACAAACTTTAATTTTTTAGTTTCAGATAGAATTGATGATGGATTTAAGTACAAATTTGGAATTAATGGATTTGGATTTGATGTTGGCGCAATCTATGAACTAAAAAAACAAGGCACAAATGAACATTTCTTATTATTAGGTTTGTCAGTTAATGATATAGGAAGAAATAGCTACACACTAGGAAAAAATAGTAGAACATTTGTTGGGAATAATACAAATGTACATGCAAGTGAATTAGTAAATGGAGATGGAAGTACTATAAATATTGATGAAGTATTAGATAAATTAGGAACCAATGTAACGCCAACAGGAAAACATAAAATGAAATTGCCAATGGCTATCAATGTTTTCGCAGATGTAAGAATAGTAAAAATGTTTTATGCAAATGCAAATTTTCAAATCAATCCATATTCTTTCAAAAAAGGCGATCCTAAAGCAAATTTACCAGATAATATTACAATTACACCAAGGTTTGAAACTAGAATTTTCTCAGCATATCTTCCAGTAAATTGGAATAAATACTCAGGATTTAATGCTGGTGCAGCTATCAGACTTGGGCAATTTACTTTGGGTTCTAGTAATATCATTACAGCATTCATCAAAAAACCATTTACAGGTATGGATGTTTATTTGAATATTGGATTTGGAAAAATAGACAAAGGCAATAAGTCTAAAAAAGCGAAAGACGAAAAAACAAAAGAAGAAAAACAAAAATCTGATGAAAATTAAGTTCCTCTTACTAATTCTAGTTGTATTGGTTTCTGCATTCCGTGTTGACGCATATGCTGATACTGTAAAAAAGAAAAGTTGTCCCAAGAAAGTATATATTCCAGGAGGTAGTTCAAAGAAAGGAAATAAATATCAGAAAGTAAGTAAGCGCAAAAAAATAAAAACTCATTAAGAAATTTGTCGGAATTTATTTACAGTATAAGATACAACAAGGCTAAAGTTGCGCCTAAAATTTCAAATCAAGTTGCTTGGGAAAACGCTGCAACTTATATTAATAAATTGGATTTTATTCTTGAACCAGAATGGCATGCAGGAAGCTATTATGTGCAAGAAAGTAGCTCTATGTTTTTAGGCTATATTCTAGAGCAAATTTCAGTAGAAAAACAAGATGTTATTGCTTTAGATTTGTGTGCAGCACCAGGAGGAAAATCTACACATATTCTAGATAAACTAAATAAAAATTCAATACTAATTTCAAATGAGTTAGTGCCAAAAAGAAATGCCATTTTAAAAGAAAATTTAATAAGATGGGGAAATTCGAATGTAATTGTTACACAAAATGAAACTAAGTATTTCAATAGTTTTAATCAGTTTTTTGATGTAGTAGTTGTAGATGCACCATGCAGTGGCGAAGGATTGTTTAAGAGAAATCCAGATGCAATGAAGGAGTGGAGCGAAGAGAATGTTGCTATGTGCGCTACAAGACAAAGAGAAATATTACAACATATTATTCCAGCAATTAGAGAAGATGGATATTTAATATATTCTACATGTACTTTCCAACAATGCGAAAACGAAGACCAAATATCATTCTTGTTGCAAAATGGTTTTGAACTTGTAGATATTGATGCATCAACATTTGAAGAAATATCTTCAGGAAGCATAAAAAATACATTTAGATTTGAACTTGAGAAAGTAAAAGGCTCAGGATTTTTTATCGCATGTTTAAGGAAAATAAAATCATCTAATAATTACAGCATCAATCAAACAAATAAAATATTTTATAATAAAATTGAAACCATACAATTTAAAAACTTAGGCGAATGGATTGAAAATTCAGAACAATACAATACATATTCATTCAAAGAAAATTTATATATCATCAACAAAAAATTCGATTCCATTCTATATGCAATTAAAAACAATTTATACATTACATATTTTGGAGTAGAAATTGGAATTTTAAAAAAAGACATTTTTATTCCAGCACATGCATTAGCATTGTCTACAGTAATAAATAAAAGTATAGATAAGGTTGAAGTAGATAAAAAAATAGCAGTAAATTACTTGAAGAAAAATGAAATTCAACTTGAATACAATAAACAAAAATCAACGTGGTGTATAATACAACATGTACAACTAAATATAGGCTGGATAAAAATTTTACAAAATAGGGTGAATAACTATTTGCCAAATCATTGGAGAATATTAAAACAATAACATGAATCAATTAAAGCATGAAACTTCACCATATTTATTACAACATAAAAATAATCCAGTAAATTGGTATGCTTGGAATAATGAAGCTTTAAGCATAGCAAAAAATGAAAACAAACTAATATTGGTTTCTGTAGGATACGCAGCTTGTCATTGGTGTCATGTAATGGAACACGAAAGTTTTGAAGACAATGAAGTAGCAGCAATTATGAATCAATATTTTGTAGCTATAAAAGTAGATAGAGAAGAAAGACCAGATATAGATCAAATTTATATGAATGCTGCGCAAATTACGAGTGGGCAAGGTGGTTGGCCACTCAATGTAGTTTGTTTGCCAGATGGTAAACCAATTTATGGTGCAACATATTTCCCAAAAGAAAATTGGATGCAATTTTTATTGCATTTTCAAAACTTGTTTGTAAACGAATATGATAAAGTATTCAACCAAGCAGACAGAATTTCTAAAGGTTTACAAAGTATAGATATAATTGAATTAAACCCTGAAAAAGTAAGTTTTACAAAAGCACATTTGTACGAAATTTGGAACAATTGGCAACCAAAATTAGATATGGAATTTGGTGGAAGAAGTGGCGCACCAAAATTTATGATGCCAAACAATCTTGAGTTTTTGTTGAGATATGCATATCAAACAAATGATAAAGAATGCAACGCATACATCAAAACGACACTTAAAAAATGGCATTTGGTGGCGTGCATGACGTATTGGGTGGTGGCTTTGCAAGATACAGCGTAGATGCTATTTGGAAAGTACCACATTTTGAAAAGATGTTGTATGATAATGCACAATTATTGAGTATATATGCAATGGCGTTTCAGCAAACCAAAAGACCAATGTATAAGTCAGTTTGCAACAATATA carries:
- a CDS encoding PD40 domain-containing protein, whose product is MHLFFRSIFIIFLTAQYFSLSAQSTKKADELMLDYKYSEAIVELKPLAEKGNIQAIRKIAECYRKTNDFVNAEKYYAIVVADKNSNKKNWLYYGQILMNNNKYLDADKWLQGYLDTKPNDSILVKTLLESCAKANQSLTPKRKIKFKNLDWINSNASDFCAVDFGNQIIFTSSREGKTNAYDGMSYSKVYVAEKKADTSWTIEPMKGIINSKNFNSGPASVHLASNKIYYTKNNVQYGDAIKNKKGDVTLKIFEAKLNNSETKDFKELSFNDVEYSCAYPSINHDGDKIFFTSDRAGGFGGKDIYYSMYTNGVWSKPKNAGKNINTAGDERYPFIHNDGTLYFSSTGHQGFGGMDIFKTILSRSGEYLEAENLGMPINSSADDFGFFLDSNYTKGYISSNRPEGKGADDIYIFNYDDLLIHYTIYDGNIALDSVRIKITNQQTNQEQIFYTNKKGIFETYLLPNQNYAIEVSKENYTSNTYSVKTSSVLIPIKKNINLEMIKKEN
- a CDS encoding MBL fold metallo-hydrolase; this encodes MKLYTIDTGYFKLDGGAMFGVVPKTLWQKLHPADENNMCIWALRCLLIEDDNRLILIDAGIGDFMNETYRSRYFPHGDDTLESSLAKHGFKPEDITDIILTHLHFDHCCGVLTRDENQNAILRFPNANIWTSYAQWQWANNPNPREKASFLQEILVPIQQSGKLKFVDSEDFNSDKIELEQVFGHTEAMLICHIYYNEKIITYCADLIPSHHHIRLPFVMAYDIRPLETMKEKIILLERAYENRHILFFEHDKDIEACTLKKSEKGIEIDNFIKIVDI
- the galT gene encoding galactose-1-phosphate uridylyltransferase, with protein sequence MSSLRYNPLLNTYTIVAANRQHRPNMPKDWCAFCTGEGKKVPNDFDVFLYPNDFPALSYANENIEQNDNPLYETHGAKGACEVVLYSPKHDAQIYELSDEHVQKLVQLWIERFNFHKEYKKVKYIFPFENRGEDVGVTMPHPHGQIYAYPFIPLKLKTELDNCKTYFETHQKNMFDEILLEETKDRQRIIFESETFSIFLPYFTDYPYGIFIVSKKEKLYINDFNDAEQLELAIVLKKAVKMFDNLYDCIFPFMMCVHQGVVNSNEYLEADQRKFYRFHIEFYPPWRAKNVIKYYASSETGAWAATNTKSVEETAIELRTALNK
- a CDS encoding thioredoxin domain-containing protein: MNQLKHETSPYLLQHKNNPVNWYAWNNEALSIAKNENKLILVSVGYAACHWCHVMEHESFEDNEVAAIMNQYFVAIKVDREERPDIDQIYMNAAQITSGQGGWPLNVVCLPDGKPIYGATYFPKENWMQFLLHFQNLFVNEYDKVFNQADRISKGLQSIDIIELNPEKVSFTKAHLYEIWNNWQPKLDMEFGGRSGAPKFMMPNNLEFLLRYAYQTNDKECNAYIKTTLKKWHLVACMTYWVVALQDTA